TGCCGGATTCGTCCTTCACCGTGACCGTAAACAAAATAAAGTCCAATCACGATTCAACAAAAAAGGCTAGCGCAGTCGATATGCGTTAGCCTTTTTTACTTTCCCGCAGCTTCCATGCCCTTTCAGGATAATCCGTCACAAATGCGGAACACCCTAAATCCAGTAGCCTCTCCATCTGCTGAACCTTGTTCACTGTATACGGCCTGACGGCGATGCCATTATTCATCGATTCGGTTATCATATCATCCCGTACAGCTTTTACATTTGGATGAATGGCACCTGCCCTCAATGACCGGGCGTAGATCCAGGGCATAAACAATCCCGAAGAATAAAGGGGTGCAATTTCAATGGACGGCTCTAAACGATAGCATGCCACAATCGAGTAATGATTAAAGGATGATATGATGATGCGTTCCTGAAAGCCGAACTCCCGGATCAGCTCAATCACCTTTTCTTCCAGACCCGGATAATCGATCATGCTGTTTTTTAACTCAATGTTACAGTAAAGCTGATTATTCTTCATCCAATGAAACACTTCCCTCAATGAAGGAACACGGTTCTTCTTGAATAACTTGCTTTTGAAGGTATAATTGGCTTGAAGTTTCTGCAATTCCTTCAGCGTATAATCTTTAACGAAGCCTTTCCCGTTTGTCGTCCTGTCCACCGTTTCATCATGAATCACCACGATTTCTCCATCTTTCGTGAGCTGGACGTCCAATTCAATTCCGTCCGCCTTTACCCTCTCAGCTTCAATGAACGCCTCCATTGTGTTCTCCGGATGCGTCCCTGCCGATCCCCTATGTGCGAAGATGAAAGTCATGCGTCCACTCCCCTTCCGATAATCACTTATGTAAGAACCCTACGGTTATGGTTGATATATCACCTTTATTATATACATATTGATGACCTCCATAAAGGATGAACCATCAAGAGAAAAATCCTGAAATACTCAGGATTTTTCTTGTGCATTAGAACCACCAGTTGCATCTGCGGCGCCGGTCATCACTTTCTCCTGCCACATCATTATCCATGCAGCGTCTTACAGCTCTGCAAAATTCTTCACCTTCGATATATGCTTTAACAGGCACTCTGAAATCACGATCTGACACACCGGCCACATCATTATTCCTGCAACGGTCGGAAGCACCTCTTACTCTGTTGTTATTGCGGTAATTCCCCATATTCTCACCTCCCCGTATCATTTTGCACTACTCTGTATCATATGATTGAGAGGACAAGCTGTCAGGGCGAATTACCAAGGGTTGAAAAAAGAGGCGATTGTGACCCCGGGCTTTTATTCAATTCACGAAAACCACGCAGCCAGAAAAATAAACCCCCAGAGGCCGTCGTTGCCCATGGGGGTTTCTCATATATATTCCAGCTATTTCTTTCTCTTTCAGGAAGCCATGTGCTCCAATCGAAGCTTGTCTGCGACCATGGCAATGAATTCGGAATTGGTTGGTTTAGCCTTTGACATGCTGACCGTGTAGCCGAATAAAGATGAAATTGAATCGATATTCCCTCTGCTCCAAGCTACCTCGATGGCATGGCGGATTGCCCTTTCCACCCTTGAGGCCGTTGTATTGTATTTTTTTGCGATATCAGGATAAAGGACCTTTGTGATCGAGCCAAGTAATTCGATATCGTTATACACCATTGAAATGGCTTCACGAAGATATAAATAACCTTTGATATGTGCCGGTACACCGATTTCGTGGATGATGCTTGTAATGCTTGCGTCAAGGTTTCTCGGTTTTTGTTCTGTATTCATTCTGGATGAGGAAGGTTTTTTGATGATTGAGTTTGATTTACCGCTCACTTGTCTGATGTGGCTCACTAAGTTTTCCATATCAAATGGCTTCAGGATGAAATAGGAAGCTCCAAGGTCAACCGCCTTTTTCGTGACATCTTCCTGACCGAAGGCAGTCAACATGATCACATTCGGGATGTTTTTCCTTTCACGGAGTCTTTCAAGCACCGCCAATCCGTCCAGGTGGGGCATGATGATATCCAAGACGAGGACGTCCGGATCCACTTCTTCCAATAAATCTAAACAATCTTGACCATTATGGGCTACTCCTACCACTTCCATGTCATTTTGTGAAGCAATGTAGTCCTCCAATAATGACGTTAGTTCACGGTTATCATCCACAACACATACTTTAATCGATTTCACTACAGGTTTCCTCCTCAATCCTAATTAATTCATCTCTGTATTTTTTATTCTAAATTACTTTTTCGACAATGCAACCTAAATTCCTTTTATTTTGAAAAAAAACTTAAAAAATAATATCTTTTCTTTGATTTTCTTACTTTTTCTTTGTATTTCGACCCTATTCGATATTTATCAATCCATTTGTCGAATAATCTTTATTTTAACAACATACAGCCCTTCTTGGCAAACACTCTTTGTATTGCAGGCATGACTTTTATCATAAGGCTGTTTTCGTAAACATTGTGGCTTTTAGACAAGCGAGTTGCGGTTAATTTCCGCTCCAGATGCTCGCTTTCCGCGGGGCTGGCGGTGAGCCTCCTCGGCTTCGCCTGCGGGGTCTCACCTGTCCAGCGGTTCCCGCAGGAGTCGAGCATCTTCCGCTCCAATCAACCATCGAAGATAAAAACCAAAAATCCACTGGATTAATTCATCTTATGAATAGTAGTGATCAACGTCATTCAAGTACATTGCACTTGATTCATTGCTTTGGCATATTTCACTCCCCAGTCTCAAGTTTCTTAAAATGCTTACATTAACGTCTCAAAATAGCAACAATCTATGCGAAAAAGCCTATCATAAAAAAGAACCCTTACAAGCACCGTTGAACGGTACGTTGTGAAGGGTTTCATCATCAGCTTGCCCGGTTGTGATCTTTTTTATAAATATCGATTCCGGCTTCGCTCAGCATCCATTCAATGTGCACGCCGTACCCGCTTGTCGGATCATTGACGAACACATGGGTGACGGCACCGATGACTTTGCCGTTTTGGATGATCGGGCTTCCGCTCATTCCCTGTACGATTCCGCCGGTTTTCTCCAGCAGCTCTGGATCCGTCACTTTTAATACCATCCCTTTTGTCGCCGGATATTTCTGGGGAATGGTACTGACAATTTCAATATCGTACATTTCCACTTCTTTACCATCCACCACTGTCAAGATTTGCGCAGGACCCTCTTTGACCTGGTGTGATAAAGCGATCGGCATCGGCTTATCCAGCAAATCATTTTCAATCGTCTGATTCAGCTTTCCGAAGATGCCAAACGGACTGTTCCGGGTGATGTTCCCGATGACATTCCTGTCTGATGAAAAGCGGGCCAACTTCTCCCCAGGCTTTCCATCCGCCCCTTTTTGAATGGAAGTCACTTCTGAATTGACGATTTCACCATTCTCCACGACAATCGGCTTTTTTGTATCCATATCAGAAATCACATGGCCAAGGGCTCCGTATTTTTTTGACTCGGGATCATAAAATGTCATTGTCCCGATCCCTGCTGCAGAATCCCGTATATAAAGGCCCAGCTTGTAGTTCTTTTCCCCTTTTTCTTTCAACGGAAGCAATTGTGTCTTCACCGTCTTTTGTTCCCGCTTTAACACGACATCAAGAGACTTTGTTTCTTCTCCTGCTTTTTGAACAAAAGGAGCAACATCGGCAAGCTTTTCAATTTTGGTCCCGTTAATTTCCGTAATCATATCTCCCACTTCAATCCCGGCTTTTTCTCCGGGTGACAATTTCCCTGCATCTGTCTCGACGAGATGATGACCTACAACCAATACCCCTACTGTATTTAACTTGACCCCGATTGATTGACCTCCCGGGATCACCTTGAAATCTTTCAGTACTTCTACATCGACCTTTTTCACAGGCAGGCCGGCAAGTTCGAAAACAACTTCGTCCTTACCTACTGAACTCCCTTGTATCGAGAGCTGACCTTCCCCTTCTTTCAGTTGAACATGTTTAGTATGAGAACCCATTGCAGCGACGGAAGCAGCCTTAGGGAGAGCAACTTGATCCCCTTCCATTACTCTTATGGCGTTCGGTGTGTTTACATATTGTTGGACAGGCTTGTAAAAACCAATAAGACAAAGCGAAACAAGGAGAATTCCACCTATGCATTTTCTTAACCAGTCTACCTTCAAACTATTCACTCTCCTCGCTTCTGATCCTTGCACACTTACTGTTGGCTACAGTTTTAATTTTGCCTTTAAAAGCTTCATTTATAACTGGTAATAATGAAAAAAAGCTACCCGAATTGGATAGCTTTTCATGTCTTTTTGATGGATGCCGCCAGTTGGAGCAGTTCCTTGGCATGTTCTAAAGTGAGGTCTGTGATTTCCACTCCGGAGATCATCCGGGAGATTTCTTTGATCTTGTCCACTTCCTGCAGACGCTTTACCGTAGTACTTGTCCTGCCTCCTGAAAGCTTTTTTGCAATGAACAGGTGGCAGTCGGCCATCGCTGCCACTTGAGGAAGGTGGGAAATACACATCACCTGGGAGTGGACGGCAACCTGATAGATCTTTTCCGCAATCGACTGTGCAACCCTTCCGCTGACACCGGTATCCACCTCATCAAAAATGATCGAAGTGATACCCTGATGTTTCGAGAAAATGGTCTTCATGGCAAGCATAATACGGGAAAGTTCCCCGCCTGAAGCAACCTTGGACAGTGGCTTCAAGGGCTCACCAGGATTCGTGGATATGTAGAATTCGACCGTATCCCAGCCGTCCTTTTTAAAATGCTGAAATGAAAAGGATTCCTTGTCACCACTCTTTACAAAACGCACTTCAAATTTTGTTTTGTCCATATATAGCTGCTTTAACTGCTCGTGGATGCTCGCAGTCAACTTTTTAGCCCATGACTTTCTCGTTTCCGTCAGATTTTTCGCTTCAAGAGATAAATCTTTTTCAAGGGACTGTAATTTACGCTGCAACTGTTCCACGTGGGAATCCTTATTTGTGATCGTTTCGATTTCTTCTTCAATCTTTGAACTGTATGCCAGAATTTCTTCAACCGAAGAGCCGTATTTCCTCTTCAATCCATTGATTTCATTCAACCTTGATTCAATGAGATCCAATCGGTTCGGCTCGAACTCAAGCTGATCCAGGGCACCGCGAACCTGGTGCGCAGCATCTTCAAGCATGTAATAGGCATTGGATACAGACTCTAGGGTCTTTTCGTGCTGGGCATCCACCTCGGCAGCCGTCTCAAGATGACTCATCGCAAGTCCTGCCCAATCCATCCCTTTCCGTTCACCCTGTATGCTGTCATACGATGTTTGAAGCGCCTCAAAAAGTTTCTCAAAGTTCGTGAGCTTACGCTTCTCTTCTTGTAGCTCTTCGTCTTCATTCAGCTGCAGTTCCGCATCTTGGATTTCTTTCAGCTGAAATTGAATCAGATCCAGACGATGGGCCATTTCCTGCTCATTCTCATTCAACCTTCTCAGCTGCTTATAAATGGACAGATACTCTTTATAAACTTCCCCGTAGCTCTCTAAACATGCCGCAATATCATTGCCGCCGAACTGATCCAGCAGGGAAAGGTGAAGACTCTCATTCATCAGTTCCTGGTGCTCATGCTGACCATGGATATCGATGAGCGACCCACCGATTTCCCTCATGATCGCAATCGTCACGAG
The nucleotide sequence above comes from Bacillus sp. KH172YL63. Encoded proteins:
- the spo0A gene encoding sporulation transcription factor Spo0A, whose translation is MKSIKVCVVDDNRELTSLLEDYIASQNDMEVVGVAHNGQDCLDLLEEVDPDVLVLDIIMPHLDGLAVLERLRERKNIPNVIMLTAFGQEDVTKKAVDLGASYFILKPFDMENLVSHIRQVSGKSNSIIKKPSSSRMNTEQKPRNLDASITSIIHEIGVPAHIKGYLYLREAISMVYNDIELLGSITKVLYPDIAKKYNTTASRVERAIRHAIEVAWSRGNIDSISSLFGYTVSMSKAKPTNSEFIAMVADKLRLEHMAS
- a CDS encoding glycerophosphodiester phosphodiesterase, with product MTFIFAHRGSAGTHPENTMEAFIEAERVKADGIELDVQLTKDGEIVVIHDETVDRTTNGKGFVKDYTLKELQKLQANYTFKSKLFKKNRVPSLREVFHWMKNNQLYCNIELKNSMIDYPGLEEKVIELIREFGFQERIIISSFNHYSIVACYRLEPSIEIAPLYSSGLFMPWIYARSLRAGAIHPNVKAVRDDMITESMNNGIAVRPYTVNKVQQMERLLDLGCSAFVTDYPERAWKLRESKKG
- the recN gene encoding DNA repair protein RecN; the encoded protein is MLQELSIKNFAIIDALSLSFEEGLTVLSGETGAGKSIIIDAIHLLVGGRGSSEYVRHGEKKAEIEGLFILDNETHPCFQKAASFGIEIEEGMIILRRDISSTGKSVCRVNGKLVTIAIMREIGGSLIDIHGQHEHQELMNESLHLSLLDQFGGNDIAACLESYGEVYKEYLSIYKQLRRLNENEQEMAHRLDLIQFQLKEIQDAELQLNEDEELQEEKRKLTNFEKLFEALQTSYDSIQGERKGMDWAGLAMSHLETAAEVDAQHEKTLESVSNAYYMLEDAAHQVRGALDQLEFEPNRLDLIESRLNEINGLKRKYGSSVEEILAYSSKIEEEIETITNKDSHVEQLQRKLQSLEKDLSLEAKNLTETRKSWAKKLTASIHEQLKQLYMDKTKFEVRFVKSGDKESFSFQHFKKDGWDTVEFYISTNPGEPLKPLSKVASGGELSRIMLAMKTIFSKHQGITSIIFDEVDTGVSGRVAQSIAEKIYQVAVHSQVMCISHLPQVAAMADCHLFIAKKLSGGRTSTTVKRLQEVDKIKEISRMISGVEITDLTLEHAKELLQLAASIKKT
- the spoIVB gene encoding SpoIVB peptidase, translated to MKVDWLRKCIGGILLVSLCLIGFYKPVQQYVNTPNAIRVMEGDQVALPKAASVAAMGSHTKHVQLKEGEGQLSIQGSSVGKDEVVFELAGLPVKKVDVEVLKDFKVIPGGQSIGVKLNTVGVLVVGHHLVETDAGKLSPGEKAGIEVGDMITEINGTKIEKLADVAPFVQKAGEETKSLDVVLKREQKTVKTQLLPLKEKGEKNYKLGLYIRDSAAGIGTMTFYDPESKKYGALGHVISDMDTKKPIVVENGEIVNSEVTSIQKGADGKPGEKLARFSSDRNVIGNITRNSPFGIFGKLNQTIENDLLDKPMPIALSHQVKEGPAQILTVVDGKEVEMYDIEIVSTIPQKYPATKGMVLKVTDPELLEKTGGIVQGMSGSPIIQNGKVIGAVTHVFVNDPTSGYGVHIEWMLSEAGIDIYKKDHNRAS